One segment of Chelonia mydas isolate rCheMyd1 chromosome 13, rCheMyd1.pri.v2, whole genome shotgun sequence DNA contains the following:
- the TOMM34 gene encoding mitochondrial import receptor subunit TOM34, whose amino-acid sequence MAGAGCSPCSMAPAARVSELRRAGNEQFRNGQYCQAAALYSQALGLLEAAGEKNAEEVSVLYSNRAACHLKDGNCSLCVKDCSVALDLVPFGIKPLLRRAAAYEALERYQLAYVDYKTVLQVDCTVQAAHDGVNRMTKALLEKDGLEWRQKLPPIPSVPVSAQRRWDFPPAGSQAAAPRHKPYETASLEKQVPTAAMIERAKILKQEGNELVKKGNHKKAIEKYSESLKLSNQECTTYTNRALCYLSLKQYKEAIQDCTEALELDAKNIKAFYRRAQAFKELKDYKSSMADINSLLKIEPKNIAAQKLLQELNKNLK is encoded by the exons ATGGCCGGGGCTGGCTGCTCTCCGTGCTCCATGGCCCCCGCGGCCCGGGTCTCCGAGCTGCGCCGCGCCGGGAACGAGCAGTTCCGCAACGGCCAGTATTGTCAGGCGGCCGCGCTCTACAGCCAGgcgctggggctgctggaggcgGCAG GGGAGAAGAATGCTGAGGAAGTGAGTGTCCTCTATTCAAATCGAGCTGCCTGCCACTTGAAGGATGGAAATTGTAGCCTCTGTGTTAAGGACTGTTCAGT TGCTCTGGACCTGGTCCCTTTTGGAATCAAACCCCTACTGAGGCGGGCAGCAGCCTATGAGGCTCTGGAGAGATACCAGTTGGCCTATGTGGACTACAAGACTGTATTACAGGTTGATTGCACTGTACAGGCTGCACACGATGGTGTCAACAG AATGACAAAAGCCCTGTTGGAGAAGGATGGCCTTGAGTGGCGCCAGAAGCTCCCACCAATCCCTTCAGTTCCTGTTTCTGCTCAGCGAAGATGGGACTTTCCTCCTGCAGGAAGCCAGGCGGCTGCCCCAAGACACAAACCATATGAAACTGCATCTCTAGAAAAACAAG TGCCTACTGCTGCTATGATTGAAAGAGCAAAAATTTTGAAGCAAGAAGGAAATGAACTTGTGAAGAAAGGGAACCATAAAAAAGCTATTGAAAAGTACAGCGAGAGTCTAAAACTCAGTAACCAGGAATGCACAACTTACACCAACAG AGCGCTTTGTTACCTGTCTCTGAAGCAGTACAAGGAAGCAATACAAGACTGCACAGAAGCTCTGGAGTTAGATGCTAAAAATATTAAGGCGTTTTACAGACGTGCTCAAGCATTTAAAGAACTAAAG GATTACAAATCAAGCATGGCTGACATTAATAGTCTTCTGAAAATTGAACCAAAGAACATAGCTGCACAGAAACTACTGCAAGAATTGAACaagaacttaaaataa